The following DNA comes from Vicia villosa cultivar HV-30 ecotype Madison, WI unplaced genomic scaffold, Vvil1.0 ctg.000250F_1_1, whole genome shotgun sequence.
TTTTTTTTAGCAAATGTTGGAttgtttttgttgtattttttgtAATGGGCTTGTAACATGAATTGGACTTTGAGATTTTGTAATTTGAATATgaattttttgtaatgaatggATGGGCTTTGTAATGGTGTAATGGACATGAACTTTTGTATGATATGGATATTGAATATTTGGAATTTGGACTTGGCTTTATGAATAAAATTGGATGATGAATAACATTTGAATGAGATATGAACATAACATTGTGAGCCTTGTAGCAACCTTTATGAACAAATCAATAATCTCGCAAGTTTAAATTGAACAAAATTCAAAGTTATGGAAACACCTAATCCacctcaaaaccaaaccaacttgCATTATTAATGAACCCCTAGCTTCAGTTTCAAATCAACTCACATTATAAGCAACGAGTCGTGAGCAACTGAGAGAACACTCAATTGCCTTGATCGccactttatttctttatgccatGATTCACATTTGAACTCCAATCCAACATGACAACTACGCATTAAGGAATCCTCGAAGAAGAGAGGAGTTGAAACACCTAAGAACCTCTTGACGTGAAATCCAATGAATCTTAGTTGAATTAACGATTGTAGCCACCACGTACGAATGGAACTCTTTAttacttttcttgattttcgaacgacgaaataaacgccattcataacttatagcacagagaatagggcaaattttggggtgcaacactcaaGAAGTAGCTGTAAAGTTCATCTTTAGCAATCATTTTTTCACTATTCTGATAAGACCTAATCATCTCATAGAATAACCTATAATGATTGCTAATACTGCTATACAATGCAGGGTGTACCAAATCTCAAAGGAATTATTGAGAATAAAGATAAGTATGTGAATCTAAAGAATGAGAAAATGTTGCGGAATGTGAAATTGCTTTGTTCTAAGAAGAATTCAAACAAACGCTTCCTATCTGCTGGTTGGTCCTTATTTGCACGTGAAACTGGACTCCAATCAGGAGATGTTTGTGTCTTTGAACTGATGAACAAAGAGGATTTAGTTTTTAAAGTTCATGTTTTCTGAAGGGAAAGTTAATTTATCTGTTTGTAGTTGTTGTGTTGAGTGAAAGTAACCTTAGCTTTAGTTGTAATTGTGCTTTATTTGGTAACTGCATCTGTGTTTTTAAGATACAATgaatattatttgatatttgcaGTTAAGAAGTCTCTTAAGATTGAAGGCAAAATAGATATCCAtagattaaaatattttcaaataatcaACACTataattaatttggataattGTAGCAGTAAAAAATACTCGACGTGTTCACACACTTGAAATacatcagagtcgccaccaaaatttatttattccaaaggaaagggaaaataatgataaaacccacaaagaaagaaaaaatggatAAGATAGtcatcgtaaccaaattagggttcgggagtcggttaagcaaggggaaggtgttagcacccctcacctccatcgtactcgatggtacccatttagttagttttgtgaatgagtgttagcgtgatgtttgcgttctttagcttattaatcgagaaaagagtaaaagaaaagattttaggtttttaattattgtgaagaaaaagaaatgattttttttattattgtgctcgccaagacgtttgtgtcttgtgcctacgtattcccacgtgcaatgggaaagtgcaatcgtagttcgggcgaagaaccacgaaagttGGTTGGTTAATTTTTGCGAGAGGTACTCAGTCACTTTCAAATGGAGacaatactatgcgcacatggataagagatcactacaagaatggatgactaatcaagagtaagacgagattttggccatcatcggaTTCAAGTGGAAGATATtggatcttcacatgtggaagtatgttcgcattttgaaattgaataagtgtctcgtttattaAAAGAGATTTTAAGATGAAAAAGCCATAAGGCAcaaaggtttgaatgaaattgaaattgtgttttaaagggatgtttagtgaacattttgagcataggtgtgcacaTAGCGCGTTGTTCAcccaagatattcaaaaggatgcgagcccaattgtcacttgttatccaTTTTGGTAAAAGAGGATATTGACGGACTTTtagtaaaggattgagcataggtgttcacctagcgcgtctttacccaaggtattcaaaagAATGCGAgtccaattgtcacttgttatccaAGTTAATAAAAGAGGATGTTTGCGGACGTTTAGTAAAGtgtttgagcataggtgttcacctagcgcgttctttacccaagatattcaaaaggaagCGAGTCCAATTGTCAGTTGTTGTCCTAGTTGATAAAAGAGGATGTTACAGACGTTTAGTAAAGtgtttgagcataggtgtgcacctagcgcgttctttacccaagatattcaaaaggaagcgagtccaattgtcacttgttgtcctagTTGATAAAAGAGGATGTTACAGACGTTTAGTAAAGTGATTGAGCATAGCTGTGCACCTAGCGCGTTCTTTAcccaagatattcaaaaggaagAGAGTCCTATTGTCATTTGTTGTCCTAGTTAATGAAAACAATATTTAAGGACTTTTAGTAAAGGGTTTGAGCATATGTGTGCACCTAACGCgttctttacccaaggtattcaaaagGAAGCGCGTCCAATTGTCGCTTGTTATCCTTatttaattaatgtgttttaattcagaagatcaaagatattcaagaggtgtccaccgATAGTCACTTGATCTCtttgtttgattaatgtgttttaattccaaaagatcaaagatattcaagaggtgtccaccaATTGTCACTTGATTTCTTCTTGATTAAGAAAGATTCTAAGAAaagtttatttaatatgttttaatccaaaagaatcgaggtagtcaagaggtgttcaccaattgtcactcgatctttcggtatcgtttaaaaaagatttttgtAAAGAAGAGACTCGCCATTGGATCGAGAAAATATTtgtaacgacttggcgttggaccaaggtttattgactTTTGGATTGAgagattaatttaatattttttggtatttttaatataagaaataaaatctaacaaacctacataataaaatatattttttttgtgttttgttatatcataaaaaaagaaaattaaactacacaatattaatatattttttttgtatttttaatattatagagactaaaaaaagagacaaaataataatttaaactaaattctaacaaaatagaaataagaaataaataaaaagggaGTACGAATAGAAATTGAGTGCTGGCCCAATGCAGCATGCAAGCCCAAAGAAATAACAATCTGCCAGGGGAAGTGTAAATATGAAATTTGGTTGGGTTTCAAGAGCTTTAGCccaaagacaaatcaaacaatttccATAAGGGGGTGGAATCGCTGGAAGGGTGTATGGTATAGCGAAAGGACCGAATTTGGGCTTGAAACAGAGCAGGCCCAAAGTTATGTAATATTCAACAAAAAATGGGGCAGGGAGTGCACTGGATAGCTGATTGGGTGAAGGACCAAATCGTTGGGCTTTAAACCAAAGGCCCAGGAACAATTAAACACAAAACTAACCCTAAAGGCTCGGTTTCCTCTTTGCACCAACAACAAACAGCAGCTCTCCTAACTTCTCTATTCACTCTCGGCACTCTCTTCTCAgccatttttttttttactctcaaaacccGAAAACAAAACAGTCCGCAAgaagataaacaataaaccaagaacaagtatccgaaactcaataaacaaaataatagaaaCATAAACAAAGATTCATAATAATGACCAAGCTATGAGGCGCAAGAGAATTGAAGAATACCGGCTCCGATTGTTCTCGGAGGTGACGTCCCCTTAAGGTAATCTCGATTCCTGTTATGCTGCTTCGACTCTCCTTCTTCTTCGGATTTCAGTATGGTTCTGAGTCTTTGTTGCTTCCACTTCTTAGAAGTATTGTTGTGTCGATGATGTTGTGCTTCGGCTTTGGTGCGGCTTCGAAGGTTGCAGTGTTGTTGGTGAGTTTGAGGTTAAAGATGTTGAAGGTTAAGGTATGAAGTTGAAGGTTTGTGAGTGAAGAGGTTTGAGACATGTGGTGAAGATGTTGTGGGAAGTTCGATCTTAGGGTTATTGGTGGTCCTTGTTGTGTGGACTTGGTGTGGGTAGAGTTGATAGAAAGCAGCAATACAGGTGGTTTTGTTTGGAATGTGTTGATTTGGTCCAATGAGCTGCTGATGATGGAAAGTTTGGTGAAGCTGATATCAATGGGTCGGTTTTGATGAAACTTTGGGattttttggttaaaaaaatgGAGGAAGTTTgagtattgttgaaatgcttgtatgAATGAAGGTATGAAAATGGAGATGTAAATATGTTACTCTGTTTCTGCAGATTTTGTGAAAGGAATGAAGGAAGAACTGTGGTGATTTTTGAGCAGAATACGATGGTTTTTTTTCTCCCATTTTCGTGTGTGCCTCTTGACCTTTTTATGGCTGAAATGCAGTAGGTTTTTTGGGGGAAATTGAATAGAATTTGAACTTTTTTGCATAACTGCTCTGGGTGCTTTCTTGATGCAGGTATGTTTAACCATTTGGGTGAAATATTTGGACCGTTGTGACTGTAGTTTTGGAGTAGAGATTTCGGACTATTTGCTTGAAAAAAGAAAACGTGAACTTGGCAATGTGGGACCACCAAAAATGGCTTTTTCAACCAAAAAAACAAGACCATCTTggacttaaaaaaattaaaaataaatgggcctcacacaaaaaaaaaactattctattctgttttaaaattaaaataaaataataataataccaatgaacaaaaattaaactaaattattaaaacacatttttttaatattttttaaaatggtaaaaagtaaaacaaacatctattaattatttaaaataaaaaaaattaaacaaatgatAACTTGAATAAAATGCGTAAAGATGCAAAATCCAAGTTATTTTTGTTGATCACTTTAATAAAAagccaatttttttcaaaaaatatgcaACTATGTGATGATAGAAATGCGCGggacaaaaattggggtatgacaataatcaATAATCAAACTACTACTACTATGCAGAATTATTACACAAGTGAAATAAACTAACGAAAAATGGATTGAAAATGAtggaggttttggagagggtttgaatttttgtttggagaaaatgaatgaaatagtgaGGGGGAGAAAAGGTATAtgaatggtgttttcggagatgtatctccgcaAAAACACCTGACAATTTAAATCCAACGTTTAAAATAAGtgttttcgaaaatacattttcgaaaacacccaaaaatatatgttttcgaaaatacatctctgaattctgaaaaaatataaaaaaataatttcagagatgtatctccatAGTCAAGGGTATTATGGAGTTTTTGGAAGAGGTTCTCACCCAGAGGATCTATGAAGAAATTGTCTTATTTATTCACGTGTAAAAAATGCATCATATCATATTTGAATTCTATAGACGTGGCCGTTTCTTAACCACTCTAGCTAGGTGTACGATGAGTTTTTATTCATATTATCTTCATTCACTGTGGCGTTATCCACACTCGGGAACGGGGACTCTTTCTCCTTACTTGAAATCAACTTTTACTCTTTCTCCACTATATATAATAGGCTTGCAACACTTTCCTTTTGACATGAACAACATAAAAAATATGGCAAAGTTTAGTCAAAGCAATGCTACTCATCATGATTTCCTTATTGGAAAGGTTATTTTTGTTGTTCTTTTATTATCACATATTTCATTTCAAGTTGCAACATGTGGCTCTACAGTAAAGTTTCTTCCTGGATTCAATGGTCCCCTTCCTTTTCTGCTCGAAACTGGGTCAGTTTGATTTACTTACCTATATACTTCATAGTTCATGCTttttaagtttttgtttcgatgtattcatatattcatatattGTTGATAAGGTATGTGGGAGTGGGAGAAAAAGAGGAAGTGCAAGTGTTTTATTATTTCATTGAATCAGAAAATAATCCCAAAGAAGATCCTCTCATGCTTTGGCTAACGGGTGGACCTGGTTGTTCTGCTTTGTCTGGTCTTGTCTTTGAAATAGGTAATTGCAACTCTGGTGCCGTGGCGGATCTTGCCCTCAGTGAAGGGAAGTAAatactaacaaaaaaaatattattatttactctttaaaaatataaaactctTTTGACAATTATTTTTTGTCTATTTTATAACACTCTTTAATTTTGTCTGAGATAAACAAAGATTTtaggttaatagtaattcaactaTGTAATGTTagtgaattttgcttttccctttcctacttttTAGCATCGGTTTTTTTGCTGCCAAAACTTGTCTTTAACAACAGTAGGGAATAAAGTGAAACATGCTCGTATTACAGGAGATAAATTACTATTAatccaaaattttaaatatatcactcttaaaaatagttttttaaattgGACCGAATCAGTCGGTTGGATTAAAAATTAGAGGGATCATTGATCTCGTGTAATTATTAGATTGAATAAACTATTTAACTAGTATGAATCGATTAGAAAGCTTATGACGTCATACTGTGTGAGAGATTTAAATGTTGAAAttctatttaaatttgaaatagacAAAGCTTATGAGAactagattttatttattttattttttaaatttcaaatgaGAGCAGTTATCGTGAATCTGTGCATCCATTTTAGAGCTGATCAATTATTTTCTCTCTACTTCAATTTCAAAATGTCAAGCAATTTACAAGATAACAATGGAAGTTACTAtattttatggctaagagtataagaaatatactaaaaaaatctataattttcatgataatataaaaaattgtgtCTGTGTTTGTATTTGTGTCAtgatattgatattttaaaatacatttaatttacttattttttaaattcttatCAGAGTCAGTATTATAGCGTTATCTCTTGTGTATGTGTTGGTGTCCGTAATTCATGTAGCTCATTGTTGGTTAAAAAATTTAGTTATAATTTATCTTTATTGAAAAGACAGTATAAAAGTAGTGATAAAAAATGTAGCCAAATTTGCTAATTGAATAATTGAAGTGTTGAAATTTGAGATGTTGAATTGCCTAGGGCCAATTGGATTTAAAAGAGAGGAATACAATGGGAGCTTGCCAAATCTGATCTTGAGGGAACATTCATGGACAAAGGTTAGAGTTGCAAATCCACTTTTTTTTAATCTataatccttttttattttttattgggttaatgaactttttcgtccctttaaatattttaaatttcgtttttagttcctccaaaattttccttcaagaaatcgtcccttcaaaatttttcttcttaactattggtccctaacgtcaaatttcgtagctaattgttggctaaagtcgtagctaatctctagcaaatttgacgttagggaccaatagtttagacgaaaaattttgaagggatgatttcttaaagaaaaattttagagggactaaaaatgaaatctgtaatatttagagggaccaaaaagttcattaacccttttttattttatttttgtatatattattacaaatatttataatgatattCCTTGATATAGGTGAGTAGCATTATATTTGTAGATTTGCCTGTTTCTACGGGCTTCACTTATGCCACAACAGATTCGGGTTCTCAACGACGTGACTCCATACAAATTGACCAAGCTCACCAATTTTTTAGAAAGGTGTTCACTAAAAtcactttttctttgtttttaatttttgtgtgcAGTTATGTCAATCCATGAATAAAATTACAATAGGTATATTATAAACCTTTGTAGTGGTTGATCGATCAtccaaaatttcaatcaaatgaaGTTTACATCAGCGGCGACTCATATTCGGGTATTACTCTTCCTGTAATTGTTCAAGAAATTATACAAGGTAAAAAACTCATTGCTGAACCATTGTTAGAAGTTGGTGATTTATACTTCTTTTGTTGCATGTTGCTAGTTCAATTATtcactaattaaattattttcagcAAATGAAAAAGGGATCCCACCATGGATAAATCTTCAGGTTAGCACCTTAAAAGATAACTCCTATTTCATTCATATCACTCCAGATTATGtgaattttgatattttcttcagGGATACGTGTTAGGGAATCCTGTAAcaaataaaaaggaaataaaCTATAGAATCCCTTTTGCTCATGGAACTGGACTCATATCTGATGAACTATACGAGGTTATTAAATTATACTTTTTTAGTAGCAATTCTTAAAATTTAACTCTAGAATATCTTTTTGGTTCATTTAATACAAAAACGAAGGAAAATGCTAACAAATATCTAATATTTTGTAGTCACTGCAAAAAAATTGTAATGGAGATTATACAAATTCAGAGACCAAAAGAGTTTTATGTTCCAAAGTACTCTGTTCTTTCGAAAAGGTATATAAATGttcattttttaatcaaattttatgagtaaaatattttttaaacaatcaCTAACTTAGCActattcttttgtttttatagGCTATATCAGAAATTAGTATAGCCCATATTTTAGAACCGCTATGTACATGGCTAAATACTGAAAATTCTCCAAGGAGATCTCTAATTAATAAATATCACTCCAAAGTGTCGCCCTTAAAATGCCGAGTAATCTTTCAAGCTTTCTTgttgaataaaagatattaactTATGTTGCATCATAAATCATATGCATTTTTGTtaatgtgatgtttgtttttCTCCACTGTTAGAACCTTCCATATAAACTTTCCGCTTATTGGGCCAACGATGATAATGTTCGCAAAGCACTGCACATACGTAAGGTAAGGTATATAATTAATAAAggtaaattataataataacatgTTCATGTTACTTATATCATCTTTTGGTTGCATGTGATGTAGGGAAGTATTGGGAAATGGCAACGTTGTTCCTTTGATATACCTTATGAGGAAGATATCCCTAGTAGCTTTGATTATCATGTAAATCTAAGTAGAAAAGGATATCGTTCACTAATTTACAGGTCAATAATAGTCTTTCCTTATGTTCCTATATTGCATAAGATGACACTATTAACTAGTTTATTATCTATAACAGTGGTGATCATGACATGAAGGTTCCATTATTGGATACCAAAGCATGGATAAAATCTTTAAATTATTCCATTGTTGATGATTGGAGATCTTGGTATACAAATGAACAAGTTTCAGGGTATTCACAAAATTGAACTATATATAATAACCAAGCTATgtttattagttataatttatGATCTAGCTGATTAAGTATAccttttaatttttacatatataGATACACAAGAACTTACTCGAATCAGATGACATTTGCAACTGTGAAGGTAAGTCTTATGTTACTCAATTTCTACAACTCAAACATAGATTTCGCTCTACTaatgttataaaatattttatactttaaaCAAAGAAGATTTTGCCATGCTTATCAGATTCCATTTGCAGGGTGGAGGACACACTGCACCTGAGTTCCTTCCTGAAGAATGTTTCGCCATGTTTAGTAGGTGGATATCTAAGAGACCTTTGTAGGATTAGCCAAAACATAAACTCCTCTAGTTAAATTTCTTAAAATTCAAACTTGTTGAAAAGAGTGAGagaaatagaaatttgaatatttgaatgaaATCATGTATCTAAATGGCACTACAGAGATTGTATTATATAGTAAGATTTATAGCTTATTGTATTAATTACATCAAGAATATGCTCATGTATATTTTATTCTAGATTGTATAAGGAATATTCtatagaatattttttatataaatattaacataattgatTCTTAATTGAGTCGAGCTTGCTATATATGTAATTCATTGGGGAATCACTAAGAAACTTGGTGAAAAAATTAGCCAATTGGTCTTTAGATTTGACGAGATTTGTGGTGATTTCTCTTGAAAGTACATTGATGAAAGTTATTGAAAGCTTTGTTAcatataggggtggcaaacgggcatgcccgccccgtttaggcccgccccacaaaagcccgcgaaaaaatggggcggggcgggcttttttaagagtgcaggtctaaaaccttgccccgccccgcaaaaaagtgagggcggggcggggaaagcccgcgggcattcggctttttaggcctaaaaatagtaaaattctatgaaaaacaaatgcccgcaaaagcccacaaaaaaacggggcggggcggggcgggcacattaaatagagcgggcctaaaaccttgccccgccccgtgaaaaagtgcgggtaaaacgggctttccccgcgggccgggcccgt
Coding sequences within:
- the LOC131625907 gene encoding serine carboxypeptidase-like 7 isoform X2 encodes the protein MNNIKNMAKFSQSNATHHDFLIGKVIFVVLLLSHISFQVATCGSTVKFLPGFNGPLPFLLETGYVGVGEKEEVQVFYYFIESENNPKEDPLMLWLTGGPGCSALSGLVFEIGPIGFKREEYNGSLPNLILREHSWTKVSSIIFVDLPVSTGFTYATTDSGSQRRDSIQIDQAHQFFRKWLIDHPKFQSNEVYISGDSYSANEKGIPPWINLQGYVLGNPVTNKKEINYRIPFAHGTGLISDELYESLQKNCNGDYTNSETKRVLCSKVLCSFEKAISEISIAHILEPLCTWLNTENSPRRSLINKYHSKVSPLKCRNLPYKLSAYWANDDNVRKALHIRKGSIGKWQRCSFDIPYEEDIPSSFDYHVNLSRKGYRSLIYSGDHDMKVPLLDTKAWIKSLNYSIVDDWRSWYTNEQVSGYTRTYSNQMTFATVKGGGHTAPEFLPEECFAMFSRWISKRPL
- the LOC131625907 gene encoding serine carboxypeptidase-like 7 isoform X3, which produces MNNIKNMAKFSQSNATHHDFLIGKVIFVVLLLSHISFQVATCGSTVKFLPGFNGPLPFLLETGYVGVGEKEEVQVFYYFIESENNPKEDPLMLWLTGGPGCSALSGLVFEIGPIGFKREEYNGSLPNLILREHSWTKVSSIIFVDLPVSTGFTYATTDSGSQRRDSIQIDQAHQFFRKWLIDHPKFQSNEVYISGDSYSGITLPVIVQEIIQANEKGIPPWINLQGYVLGNPVTNKKEINYRIPFAHGTGLISDELYESLQKNCNGDYTNSETKRVLCSKVLCSFEKNLPYKLSAYWANDDNVRKALHIRKGSIGKWQRCSFDIPYEEDIPSSFDYHVNLSRKGYRSLIYSGDHDMKVPLLDTKAWIKSLNYSIVDDWRSWYTNEQVSGYTRTYSNQMTFATVKGGGHTAPEFLPEECFAMFSRWISKRPL
- the LOC131625907 gene encoding serine carboxypeptidase-like 7 isoform X1; its protein translation is MNNIKNMAKFSQSNATHHDFLIGKVIFVVLLLSHISFQVATCGSTVKFLPGFNGPLPFLLETGYVGVGEKEEVQVFYYFIESENNPKEDPLMLWLTGGPGCSALSGLVFEIGPIGFKREEYNGSLPNLILREHSWTKVSSIIFVDLPVSTGFTYATTDSGSQRRDSIQIDQAHQFFRKWLIDHPKFQSNEVYISGDSYSGITLPVIVQEIIQANEKGIPPWINLQGYVLGNPVTNKKEINYRIPFAHGTGLISDELYESLQKNCNGDYTNSETKRVLCSKVLCSFEKAISEISIAHILEPLCTWLNTENSPRRSLINKYHSKVSPLKCRNLPYKLSAYWANDDNVRKALHIRKGSIGKWQRCSFDIPYEEDIPSSFDYHVNLSRKGYRSLIYSGDHDMKVPLLDTKAWIKSLNYSIVDDWRSWYTNEQVSGYTRTYSNQMTFATVKGGGHTAPEFLPEECFAMFSRWISKRPL